The genomic stretch ggaagattgtCGGGCTGTTTTAAAGGATTTTGAACCACcaattgagcaacttgagtatccaacatcttgttatgAGCTATAAGTTCATAAATTTGAGTcgtttgcttttgttgaatcAACAAAGTTTGCTGCAAAAAAGCTTTCATCTCAGCCATATCATTACTAGGAGCTTGTGGAGGAGGTTGCatctgttgaaaacctccttgattttgcctaacAAAGTTCatttgtggttgattaccacgattttgaGGAATGATATAAGCATTATGCTGCGGGACTTGAGAAAATACATTCTGACTCCTTTCAGAGAAGAAGTTAGAATagggagtaccttgcttgaaaaaCTGAAAAGCATGAACCTGTTCAATtgtactcatacacttggccgcagtgtggccatgAATCCTGCATCTCTCATAGGACACTTCCTGTTGAATCATGACATGAACCATTTCTTGCTTATTACCCAAAGACTGAGATGTCTTTAACTCGGCTATTTGAGCAGTTAAGGCTTCCAGCTATGCCGCGACAACATTATCTGAACCACCCCCTCTCTTACtacctctggggttaccatactcagcagtgTGGGTGGCTATCTGATCAATCAATTTCCATGCATTATCATTGTTAGTATtgtcctggaatctcccattagctgaagAATCAAGTAGAGCTCTATGATcttcatacaacccgttgtaaaactgattGCAAATTAAATGAACCACTTTTGAAAGTCATGATGGGGAACTGAACGAACTACTCTCTTAAAGCGAACCCAtgcctcattcaaatcttcagtgggACCTTGTTTAAAGCTAGTAATTTGGCTTCTCAAGGTATTGGTCTTCTGCGGTGGAAAGTATCTCTTGTAGAATGAAAGAGCTAAAGTATTCCAATCAGTGACCCCATGATCCTCCATATCTAGATCCCTCAACCACTCGGCTGCGCCATCTCTTAGCGAAAAGGGAAAGAGCACCTGCTTTACCTGATCTTGAGTTACTCCAGCAGTCAGTGGAATGAAGCAACAATAATCAGTAAACCTCTGCATATGCTTGGTAGGATCCTCATTAGCTCCTCCCCCAAACaagtttcgttccaccaaattgatgtaagatggacgAATCTCAAAAGTGCCCTTGTCAGTAGTAGGAAGTTTGAATCCTTTCGGGATAGAAGCCAAAGTAGGCTCAAAATTACTGGCAAGAGTAGGCATCTTTGTTGAGTTTGTGGCAGAAATAGGTTTGTCCTCTTCTAAGGACTGATCTTCTACGTCAAATATGTGCTCTGTATCaatgtcaagtatactcaagtttTCTACTTGACCTATTTCTCTTTGAAATTTCCGTCTGTACTGAAAAGTCTTTTTTGGCTCGGAATCAAAAGGTACAATCTCCAACCTGTTAGACATGGGCATACaggaaaacaacaagaaaaatatcaaactgtctcaaggaactgatgctccctgagacaaaagacaaaaataaacaaaaacaaacagaaaaattgtttattagctctgagttatttattCGTCATTTGTATGgttgccttttgtattgtgtgatgctttgcttgaggccaagaaaagagatggtttgggggagtttgttgagtcataattatatacatatttatgcctccccttagttacttttgatacggtttttgtGCTAGTTTATAATAATTATATGCCTTTTATGCTAGAACGttgttacttccgctatttggtgtTAATGCAAGAAAGGTGCATTTATGGAGTAAATGGATGAAATGAGCACcgtggagtgggcatgaaggaatacacggagcatgacacgagaatctagaagaataaaggaagagaagtgaagaagacAATACGAAGAAAAGATCTGAAACGGGAAGAATACTCGATCTAACCTAAGCAtattcgatcgactggaaatgtactcggtcaagtgcacctAGGCTTGATCGAGTACACATCGAGCTGAGAGATATCGCGCAATTTCTTTAAGTCGGTTACACTTTATTATAAATACTCAATTCGTACCCTATGTTATGTACGCTTTATTTTACGCTTTATTTACTTCTAAAACCCTAGaaaaactcttagtttagtttattgctATTACTTTCGGATCTACAACTCGTTCTACCTTTATTTGCTACGGTATTTAATCTTTCTTCACTAATTATTCAAATTAGTTATTCAattgttattgttcttattgCATGTCTTTAATTATGCCTTcaattatcattgttgttgttaatcttaatagcatgagtagctaatttattcatctagggtgaaaggggatctaggttgttagaaggggggttatattaagagaaaattgttgattacagcattataaaaaatcactttttgaaaattacagccttatataatttttttttgaaaattacatccataatatcacttttctttgaaaattgCACCAGGATTACGTTTCCGGTAAATTTTATCAAAAAGTGACCGATATACCCTTGCTTATTTGTTTGCCTACTTATCCAGATCTTTACACTTTACCTATCATTTACCTCTCTCAAAACACAACATTCTTCTAGTCTCTTTCCATTTTCCATTCTCAATTCTTCACTTTTTCTCTTCGCTTCACTAATAATAACTTATAATATCGAATCACCACGAAAAGGAGAAAGGCGTTAATGTCCAAGTCCTCCTTCGCTGCTGGTTTTCCCAGAAATCCTCCTCGCTGTTTCACCCTTTTCTATTTCACTCTCTTAttgttgttttattgcattttttcaGGCCTTTCAGTGGAGCTCCGCAACAATGCGCCgcaattttttgttttttaattGATTGAATCGAATTTTAGGGTTCATGTCCAAAATTAGTTTGGGAAAAATtgatgatgaaccctaattattttcaatTTGGGGAAATTGATGATAAagaacactaattaattttaagaGAAAATTGAAATAATAGAATTAGAATTCAATTAAATTAAGTAGGGTAGAATTTGAATAAAAGGGGTGAATTAGATTTGGTGATATTGTTGAAGAAATGAAGAATTAAAGAGAAGATGAGTTATGAAATCTGATTTTGGGGATGAACTCGTGAACATAAGGGTTTAGAAAGGTTGAGGGTAAGGATATTTTGGTCTTAAAAAATGAACTTaagtcacaaaaattcaaaatgcCATCAATTTCCCGCCGGAGTTTAttttttggttgtaatttatgatCAGAAGTAATAttatggatgtaattttcaaaacaaattatataaggctgtaattttcaaaaagtgttTTTTATAAGGCTGTAATCAACCATTTTCTCTTatattaatgaattgatagttaaaatagCTTCTTTGTTGTTGTTCAGTTATTGTCTTGAATCTAGTTAGTTCATTACTGGTCAgggttaattgactagtttaGCAAATTGAGACTTTCACCTACCGGGTTATAATCAATATAGGTTGCGATAACTGAATAGACTTATTTAATGATAGCGactgcatgttaaattagatctaaagagAATATTGAATCAACCGATCATATAATCttaaacaatataaattgctctatCAATGAATTTAATCACCCCCcgaataactacctagtgaacctaatccctagatcttttaatattattgaactcgtctttatttacttttattgcaaTTAGGTGTTAGTAATCAAACAAACAAATCCTTCAAGAGATTGGTTACCTTTAAGacaaatttaaatataaacaaactaaattaattaactcgcctccctgtgAATTCGACTCTTTTGTCACTAGCTACcggttagtagtaatttaggatttattttgataggccaacgactgaaaataaccttatcaaatttggcgccgttgcctaCTTTGTAAAAAAGAATATAGGGTGGATTGGGCCAATTGTATAGTGTTAGCAGTATACAaatggttgtaggatagtatttgtgataTTTCCCAAAACAGATTTCATAATCAATTAGAGGACACGTGAGCTTACGTGTGTATTATATTTTCATTTTGTCTACTCTGTGAAAAAGAATGCTTTCGAATGAATCCATGATTCCATAATGGATTCATTAGTCATAGCTTTATAGTGAATCTAGTCAATTTACACGGTGGAATTCAAATTGAATCATTGGAGCAATTCTGAAATTGAACGTAATACAAATTAATTCCTTTATTCATTCACCTCAATCATTTGGAAGAAGATAACATATTTGTGTATGTAGTAGCAACACCCAACGTTAGAATACACGACATTAACACAAATATGAAACTGAACTAAGCTAGGGGTTTCTTTTTTATTCGTGTAAATAGTAAAGATGTGTCTCTATCTCCAAACCGTATTGGACTAGACGGAAAACCATTCGTTATTGTGATTTGTTGTGCAAATCATTCATCCTCGTGaatcattgtgcgaaccattcgccATTGACCATATGTCATTGCGACTTGTTGTTCTAGTCCATTTGTCATCGTTCATttgtcattttgactcgttgtgtcaaccattcgTCAACgtaactcgttatgtgaaccattcaTCATCGTTTAtttttcattatgactcgttgtgagaaTAATCCGTCATCGTGACTTGTTGTGCGAATGGTTCGTCCTTTTGACTCGTTCTGCGAACCATTCACCATCGACCAtatatcattgtgactcgttgttcaaGCCATTTATCGGTCATCTGTCatcgtaactcgttgtgtgaaccattcatcATCGTAattcattgtgcgaaccattcgtcatcgttcatttgtcattgtgactcgtcgggAGAATCATTCATCATCGAACATTTCTCATCGTGATCGACTCTCTACGCGAACCATTCATCATCAACTATATGTCACTGTGTCTCGATCggtgtgcgaaccattcgtcatTATCTTCTCATATAAATTATTGTGTCTCGATCGGTGTCCgactcaatcatttgtttacctttttattttggatgtctcaatcaattgtttacctttctatttttTGAATATTTTTGATGAATAATTTGATCCTCTATAGTCAATTTGGTcaacttgtcatctaataattgacTCCTTCCAAAGATAAACAAAACAAATGACCAGAATAGAGGGACTTAAAAatttcggaaaattcacgtggtacccttgaattttgccattttgcacgtgatacccaactttttaagtttatgtacatgataccctccatgtttgattttcatgtacaacatgccctttttgtcgctataaaaaaactCAGTTACGCATAACTCCTAGACCGGAATTCAGAATCGaacaattttttttcctaaaatgattatctcctcataatctacgatttgagaaaaaaaaattgtcgactgacattttatagggtttttttaaacgaaaatctcaaatcaaccatattATCGATCTTACATTTCCAAATGACCATTTTCATTTTATCAATCTATAGATCGCGAAGaggtaatcaatttgaaaaaaaaaattagtcaattccgatttttGGTCTATGATATAtactcaattgaaaattttaaaaacgataaaaagggtacgttgtgcttcaaaatcaaatctcaaggataatatgtgcacaaacttaaaaagttgggtgtcacgtacaaaatgacaaagtttgagggtaccacgtgaattttccgtaaaaATTTTCATAGTATTTGCTGTGGGACGCCCATAGGCATGGTATGACCGTATAATTAACTTGGACGTTGTTGCGCTCCAAAGGGGTATGTGACGCACGATCGACGAAAATATTAACAACATACACAGACTTGATTGTAGCCTCTCAACTTCTGAACCACCACACCAATTTTTACGTGTTAAGGATCTTCTCTATTTCCTTCTCTCCATTTTTGTCcattttttcacttttttttattttaaattactATACCATTAAATCGTTTACAAATATAATCCGGATTGTTAAAAGGAAATGGACGAaaatagagagaagaagaaatgGGGAGGATCTCAATTGAATTTTTACTATCTCCAAAAAGAACTTTACTACCATAAATTCAATCACAACAAATCTCAATAAACTCTATTTTCAATTAGTCTCATTGTAGACGGGtatatatccgtctaaagataTAGACGACCCCCACCATCCCACTTATTGTTTGActtattatgaaagtggtgacatatttgaTCCGTTTACAAATTTAGACAAACagtgtccgtctaaagtgagatttTGTGGTCATGAAATGCATGTAGTAGTCCTATACTGATTCCAACTCGGCATGATTAGAGTAGAGGTTTCAGCAAGCAGAATTGCTCGCTTAGCTTTAAATTAGAGATGGAATAAAAAAAAGGCGTAAACGTCTATATGACCTTTCCAATCCTCGAAAATGAGGATCGTGTTCAGTTACCATATGTAATCCAAGATTTTGGTTTCAATAATCAATTCAAAGTTCTATtttatttaaatttcatttaattaGTCTcgtaagattttttttttatgtattgtGACacaaaaagtgaaaaaaaaaagtcCATTAGACATTAACGGAAAAATTTACGAGATTTTCTCGTCGTCAGGCTTATGAAATAGCCTTTACAACCAAGTTTCTTTCTTAAGCTAGCATGGATCGGTCCAATACATTCAATTCCTAGCAATAGTCAAAACACTATAAATTTAAGACTAGTATATAGATAAataatacacaaattctcatttaaaactGATATATCCGTTTGAAGCTTAAGACATGTCAAATATGTTCACGGGATGAATAAGACAAAGACAGAATGTatagaaaaaaataaaagatttgtCCTACCATGTGGAATAATATTTGACCTGTGTTTTAATATTAAGACGGATACATTATAAACAATTAAGATTCTCTCCATTTccaaaaagaaatggagagtccATTTCCTATCAACGGTCAAGATTTCATCCCACGGCTATCTAATGGTTCATGTTTTCAATCTttaaataaaggaaaaatgcaataGAAAGAGAAGTGTAATATTATATTGtaatgtgagaggaaatggagaagaAATGGAGAGAAGAAAATGGAGAGGATCTTTGCTCCATTATAAGGACCTAAAATATTGATAAGCATAGCTATAAGGACCTAAAAGATGAAAGAAGAGGTATAAGGACCTCAATCACTTTTCCATCCACCTCTCCGTTACTTTTTTTTCAATCCGTTTCTCTATAAACAGCTTTTTGATATTATACAAgcataatgactaataaacaaattaaaaatagaaagaaaaattccccttttttaaaaaaaaaataattatttattgcttctctctctctttttctccATCGTGTTCTTATGGTTCTATAGCTCAAAGAATTTTCACGGAATTAATCTTGGAATTCAAACAATTACACCATTTTTTCATTATAATAATCTTTTTGCTCGACTTTTGCGGCATTCACGAGTCAACATAGAGCAATTCCGAGGAAGAAAGAATATTAGAACTTGCGGTCGAATCTATCCGAAATGTGATCGGGGCATCCCCTAGCCGACAATACTTTGACGACAATGCTTATAAGGATAacataaaaataataagataACTTGTTCATTTAGAAGAAGGAGATTGGAGAGAGGTAATTATTACAAAGCGCGGAAGGGTAATTTACTATACACTTTCGAAAATTGGATAAATAAGCAGACAACAGTGCAATCATGAGAGGAAAAAAGGATTATGCAAATGAAGGCTTCGAAACCTAATGTTTGTTAGTGGTTTTGTTACTGTGATGGATAGTTGctttgtttgtttttctttttccatttcttttttttttaacttgtGTGAGACCTACTCGCGATAGGTCTCTGGGTTCATcccttttattaataataataaaaaaagagtAGAAGACCGTGGCGGatgattttttttccaaaatgggtCTCAATATCAAACAAATTAACGAAATGGGTTGGGTTTAAAAGtatttacccaaaatgggtcAACATCATCACCGACGCTAGGCTTGGATTCAAGTCGTTCTCCCGCTCAGCGACCATACCTGAAGTGTCAGTTAAGTCCACCCAAACCTTTGCCTTGGTGACTTTAAGGGGAGTCGCTCAACAGGGCTGCGTTTTGGACTCAAGTCATCTTCCCCCTCGGCGATTTCCATAGGCAAAAATCACCTTAATCAACGAAATAAAGGGGAAGGGCCACCGAAGGGGGAATTTTGGTGTGAATATGTCAGCGAAACAAGTCACTCAGCGGTTCAGCGGTTAGACTGTACTTCAAGTTGTCTACCGAGTGAGCGACTTGATCTCTTCACCTAGCTTCGCAAAAACGAATCTTTTGTGGACCCATTTTGCGTAAATATTTTGAAACTCAACCTATTTCtttaattagtttgttagaaaaaaatctattttggaaaaaaattcttAGAGGATTACTAAAACTCTTAATGATCCACAATTGTATACGCAAAAATGTTTGGATGGGTGGCGTAGAGTTGAGAACGAATTGATAAatgggtaaattacaatatgatgAACTTGGATATTTCACAAATTGGTGTTAGTTTTCTTTTTAGTTTCTATGGTTTATGAAAATCCTCCATGTTTTCGTGGTTTCATGGCAGCTGAGGTTTTCTTTGGAAAATagattttggtgatttttgattttaaaaaaaaaatagtggaGTAATGAGTAATACAGTAACAGAATGATGGATGGAAAGATAACTGAGGTCCTTACTTCTCCTCTTTTATACATTAGGTCCTTATAGCTATACTTGTTAATAGTTTGGGTCCTGATAGTGTAGTTAACTCAAATATATTTAGTCTTACAAAACCTGTCTTCTTCCTCAACCTTTCCAACTTGGATGCTTCCCTCGACAGTCGACCCTATCTACTAGGAGTCTAGGACTATTAGCCTACATTCCCATTTAGTTTTACAAAACCTGTCAATATCAGTAGAATCTTAATTACATTCCCATTTCTTCAATTTCATAGGTGGTCTAGATTCACCCTTAACACATACTTTTTCAACTCtataaatattaaatattaaatacTACTCCTAGTATTAACATAATTcaacaagaaaaataaaataagaacatACCCTTAAATATATCTTTCATTCATTTTTCTCTTCATTTTTTTgttaaacatgcaaaaattcaaGATTATAAAAAAACATCATAAACATGTCAATAATCCTTTTCCGCCGCCCCCGAAATCATTGCCTATAGTCCAAGGAAACCTCTCTTTTGATCATCATGCACTCCCTTGTAACCATGTTTACTCCATTGGAAGCCATTTTCAAGGTCTTTGGAGCTCTAACAATGGTGGGCATTTCTCAATATCTCATAATAGTAATCCCAAAAGGGCATTATGGTCAACTATTCCTGGTCAAGCATTTATTTCTGCTGCAATGGTTGAAACAGAAGTGGAAGAAAGTAGAGGATCATTTGCTATAAAAGATAAGAAAATTCATATAGTATGTAATCATCAAAGTATTGATGATATAAAAGTGATCAGTAATTATACTGATTTGAGTAGTTTAGAAGCTAAAGATCAAGACTTTCCGTATCGGTTTCGTGGAAATGATGCAAAATTCCCTGTTCTGCTGATAACAGGATGGGTTCTTAGCATGAAAAGGAAGAGAGAAAAAGTTCAGAAAATTGGATTTCAGGAAAAACTGTTTCTTGATGATGTTGTTGCACCACCTTATTGTTCTGCTAAGTATTGGGTTATTTTCTATGAGAAAAACAATCAACAAATTGGATTTCAAGTGAAGCTTGGTAAACCAAACTTCGAGTTTCATcatccaaatccaaatccaaatccaaatccaaaagGGTTTCATCGAAGATTAGGCCAATTCCGACGACGGAAATTGGGTCTTTGGTGGTTCTCAAAAAGGCGTAGAGGATTTGAGGTGGTAAAACCAATGGAGGATGAGAAGGAAGAGAATTGGTTTACAAATTCTGTAGGGTTTAACAGAATTTGCATGACTTACTCCAGTGACGAAAACGAGAAATTCTTTGGTTTTGGAGAACAATTTTCACATATGAATTTCAAAGGGAAAAGGGTTCCAATATTTGTTCAAGAACAAGGAATTGGAAGAGGAGATCAGCCCATAACTCTAGCCATCAATTTGGTTAGCTATAGGTGTCTGATTTTGACTCATCAACTTCATTCATTAATTCCCATTCTCATCCAACTCTTCAAAATAGTCCAACTTATCCACCATTTTTGACTAGCTATGATAACTTTACATGACACTAAAGCTATTTGTTTGCATACTAGGCCTAACCATGATATTACATATCAGTTTCGATCTTTACCTAGAAACCGATTGTGGCGCAGTCTCGGGTGTTTTTCAGTAAATGCAATATCGATCACCCTCCGTAACTTGCTAACTTCAGAAATTGGTTGAACCGCAAATATAATACTTGATTTCCACCAAAGAAAATAAATCAATTAATGTCACTATCAGCTTGATTTGGAAATGATATTTGTTTAGGAACATAAATGTGGATAGTTAAACTTGCAGTAATTTATCAAAAATGTAGGAAGGTTTTAGTTTAAAAATAGTAACATTACCTATTCAATCTTTTGATGCAGGGCAGCAGGTGACTGGAGTACAACCTATGCGCCCTCTCCATTTTATATGACATCCAAGATGAGATCTCTTTATCTGCAAGGATATGACTACACCATCTTCGACTTATCTCGACACGACAGAGTTCAGATTCAGGTAAGCTGAGCTAAGATTTATGTATTCAGTAATCCCGTGAAACAAACCTTTGTTACTCAGACTTAACTTCACTGCAAATGCTGGACGTAGATGCATGTGGCATACCTATTTGTGACCAAAAAAACATGTTTTGGCAGTTTGGCCTAAAAGGAGGTGCCAAACTGTCATATCATGGCACAAACTGTGTTGTCGATAGTTCAATacacaataaaaagcaaagtgaAGTGTCGTAGTAACACAAGGAAAACCGAAAACTCATTTGAGACCTTAAGACGACCTCTTTCCATGCTGTGTGTTTCATTTAATGCTAGCGATAATGGCTACGTTGTAAGCTTAAAACGGCCCTAAGCATGACTAACTCGTTTATACTTGGTAGGTACATGGGAATTCAGTTGAGGGAGTAATACTGCATGGAAACTCACCTACTGAGCTAATTGAGAATTTCACAGAAAGCATAGGAAGACCACCAGAGCTACCTCATTGGATCATATCAGGGGCAGTGGTCGGAATGCAGGGTGGTACTCAAGCAGTGCAGGATACATTGGACACACTAAAGGCTTATGATGTCCCAATTTCATCATTTTGGTTACAGGTACTATCACAGACTTTTGCTAACACAAACTTGCTAAAGCAATTTACCTATGTTACTCAAACTCGGTTTCAAGTAGGAATGCTAGATACTAAGATACTTTGACACAGATAAAAAGTATCAGAATACGGATGTGCATCAAGTGAGTTGTATTCCATATTCCATTACATTGTGAAAACTACTCATATACTTGGCTTAAATGAAGTGTCATATTGGTGTTTGAGCACGGAGTGTTGCACACATGTATGCAATTTATGAATTATCGAACATAGGTCGGATACGGCTATTTTGAGAAAAATTTCCAGTTTTGAGTGAAAATGAAGCGTCTTAGTGTCGTGTCAGGAGTGTGTTGTCAACAGATTACACGGATCTAAATTTAAAATGTTTGAAGAAAAAATGATATGTTCAGCATGGTTTAGGGCAGTGTCTGTGTCTCTTGATGCACAAGAGTGACTTGTTGAGTATGATTCAGGATTGGGTAGGCCAAAGAGAGACACTAGTTGGATCACAGCTATGGTGGAACTGGGAGGTAGACACAATGCGATACAAAGGATGGAGGCAACTAGTTAAAGATCTCAACAGCCAGCATATCAAAGTGATGAGTTATTGCAACCCATGTTTAGCTCCAGTAAGATGCTTCTACATGATTTCTAATGGTTAAGCTACAAATCACAAAATCATCGATTTTTTCTTAAAAAATAATGTAACTAGATGAATGGTTTTGGTGCAGAGTGATGAGAAACCAAACAGAATAAGAAACTTATTTGAGGAAGCAAAGAAATTGGACATCTTAGTGAAGGACATGGATGGAGAGCCATATATGGTACCTAATACAGCATTTGATGTGGGGATGTTAGACCTGACACACCCGAAAACAGCACCATGGTTCAAGCAGATCCTACATGATATGGTAAATGATGGAGTCAGGGGATGGATGGCTGATTTTGGCGAAGGCTTACCAGTAGATGCTACACTCTATTCAGGTGCTTCttttatgatggaataaagcaaaataaTTCACTAAATTCTCCATGCTTCTTGTATCATGAAGTAACCCAGTGTAGCATTTTATAATGCAACTTTCATTATAGGCCATCCGGAAACATCTCTCTGATAAGGTTGCGTATTTTTGATCGACTTTACGCTGCCACGTGCGATAAACTACGGTCATACCATTTTAGACAACTTATTGTGATAACCTTAAGATTTCCTTCACCTTACTTAAGATGCTAAGTGCTATGCTTCCATAAATTAAGTAGATCACATTAGTTAAAAGTCTTTAAGCCTATGAAATTCTGAACAATAAAGTTGCACTAAATATATACTATTATTCAGGTGAGGATCCTATAGCAGCACACAATAGGTACCCTGAACTCTGGGCTCAGTTGAACAGGGAGTTCGTGGACGAGTGGAAAGAGTCTTGTGTAGGTAAGGAGAAGGAAGATCCTGAAGAAGCTCTTGTCTTTTTCATGAGGGCTGGGTTCAGGGACAGTCCCAAATGGGCAATGCTATTCTGGGAGGGGGATCAAATGGTCAGTTGGCAAACAAATGATGGGATAAAAAGTTCTGTGGTTGGCTTGCTGAGTAGTGGAATATCCGGTTATGCTCTTAATCACAGCGACATTGGAGGCTATTGTGCAGTGAACTTACCTCTAATTAAGTATCACAGGAGTGAGGAGCTGCTATTGCGATGGATGGAACTAAGTTCCTTCACAACTGTGTTCCGGACCCATGAGGTGAGTTTTACAACAGATTTTACAAGCAACGCTGTTATACTTGTTTCCCTGCAACAATGACTGTCACTAAGCTTCATTAACTAAGCATATAAATTCAGGAAGAAATCGCATATGGGCAgcatatatatacatattttaAAACAACTTTACCTTAATGCCCACGTGCTCCCGCAAAAGGCGGGGTAAAGGACTGGATGTGCGCAACCTTACCCTGAACATACAATTCAAAGAGGTTGTTCCCGGATGACCCACAATGAAAATTGTGCCGAGAGATAGCTTCAATTGACAGCTACTTTAAAAGAATAATGAGTAAGGAAGAACGCAATAAGTTTAACAAGTTCTTTGttataaacaataattaaagaataatgtttctttggCTCTGTTGGAAATGGAAACTTGTTTTGTACATAATTTTTTATACAAATCATATATAATTTCTTACGAGGTAAGGACCTCCAAAGCCGAAATCATTGTTACATAAATTGGTAGCTAAATCTCTAATCTATTTACCACTTCCAACAGGGAAACAAACCATCTTGCAACTCTC from Silene latifolia isolate original U9 population chromosome 5, ASM4854445v1, whole genome shotgun sequence encodes the following:
- the LOC141657287 gene encoding uncharacterized protein LOC141657287: MQKFKIIKKHHKHVNNPFPPPPKSLPIVQGNLSFDHHALPCNHVYSIGSHFQGLWSSNNGGHFSISHNSNPKRALWSTIPGQAFISAAMVETEVEESRGSFAIKDKKIHIVCNHQSIDDIKVISNYTDLSSLEAKDQDFPYRFRGNDAKFPVLLITGWVLSMKRKREKVQKIGFQEKLFLDDVVAPPYCSAKYWVIFYEKNNQQIGFQVKLGKPNFEFHHPNPNPNPNPKGFHRRLGQFRRRKLGLWWFSKRRRGFEVVKPMEDEKEENWFTNSVGFNRICMTYSSDENEKFFGFGEQFSHMNFKGKRVPIFVQEQGIGRGDQPITLAINLVSYRAAGDWSTTYAPSPFYMTSKMRSLYLQGYDYTIFDLSRHDRVQIQVHGNSVEGVILHGNSPTELIENFTESIGRPPELPHWIISGAVVGMQGGTQAVQDTLDTLKAYDVPISSFWLQDWVGQRETLVGSQLWWNWEVDTMRYKGWRQLVKDLNSQHIKVMSYCNPCLAPSDEKPNRIRNLFEEAKKLDILVKDMDGEPYMVPNTAFDVGMLDLTHPKTAPWFKQILHDMVNDGVRGWMADFGEGLPVDATLYSGEDPIAAHNRYPELWAQLNREFVDEWKESCVGKEKEDPEEALVFFMRAGFRDSPKWAMLFWEGDQMVSWQTNDGIKSSVVGLLSSGISGYALNHSDIGGYCAVNLPLIKYHRSEELLLRWMELSSFTTVFRTHEGNKPSCNSQFYSNHNTLSHFARFAKVYKAWKFYRIHLVKEASAKGLPVCRHLFLHYPEDEYVQTLTYQQFLVGSEILVAPVLDKGKRDAKVYFPLGESCSWIHIWTGKEYTSMGTEARVEAPLGYPAIFVKSASVIGETFLKNLKDLNIL